In the genome of Desulfitobacterium chlororespirans DSM 11544, one region contains:
- a CDS encoding ABC transporter permease: protein MSIFALQGSFELGIIYAIMALGVFLSFRTLNMPDLTVDGSFVTGAAISVVLCMNGHPFLGLLLAFVFGCGAGCIAAFLYTKLKIQALLAGILAMLALYSINLKILSGRANIALLNKATVFSEFEKVMSGEYSQLTLALLVMLLCLILLFLFLNTRLGFLVRATGDNDQMVRALGVNTDLTVFVGLAGANGFVALSGAMIAQYQSFVDVSMGVGMVVIGLASVIIGEVVFGIRTLLRRLIAVVLGSVLYRLIIAFALELGMPATDLKLVSAIIVALAMSTPVLKKQFAVMKRRHFSHQGSSKGNVQ from the coding sequence ATGAGCATCTTCGCCTTACAAGGCTCCTTTGAATTAGGAATAATCTATGCCATCATGGCCCTGGGGGTATTCTTATCCTTCCGTACTTTAAATATGCCCGACTTGACGGTGGACGGGAGCTTTGTCACAGGGGCGGCCATCTCTGTTGTTTTATGCATGAACGGCCACCCTTTCCTCGGGCTGCTGCTGGCCTTTGTTTTTGGCTGCGGTGCCGGGTGCATTGCCGCCTTTCTCTACACCAAACTCAAGATTCAGGCATTGCTGGCAGGAATTCTGGCCATGCTGGCTCTCTACTCCATTAATTTAAAGATCCTTAGCGGCCGGGCCAATATCGCCCTTTTAAACAAGGCCACCGTCTTCAGTGAATTTGAAAAGGTAATGAGCGGAGAATACAGCCAACTGACCCTTGCCCTGCTGGTGATGCTTCTCTGCCTGATTCTGCTTTTCCTTTTCCTGAATACCCGCTTGGGCTTCCTGGTAAGGGCTACGGGAGATAATGATCAAATGGTCAGAGCTTTAGGTGTGAATACGGATCTGACCGTATTTGTCGGTCTGGCCGGGGCCAATGGCTTTGTAGCTCTTTCCGGGGCTATGATCGCCCAATACCAATCCTTTGTGGATGTAAGCATGGGTGTGGGCATGGTGGTTATTGGTTTAGCTTCGGTGATCATCGGTGAAGTGGTTTTCGGAATACGGACCCTGCTGCGCCGGCTCATTGCTGTGGTTTTGGGTTCTGTTCTGTATCGCCTGATTATTGCCTTTGCCCTGGAACTAGGAATGCCGGCTACCGATCTTAAACTGGTATCCGCCATTATTGTAGCCTTAGCTATGTCCACTCCTGTTTTGAAAAAGCAGTTTGCTGTCATGAAACGCAGGCATTTTTCTCACCAGGGAAGCAGCAAAGGGAATGTGCAGTGA
- a CDS encoding amino acid ABC transporter substrate-binding protein, with amino-acid sequence MKKWVAVAMTVLMSGLLLVGCGGSSSAGGTNEPGKANTEPEKGAVQQKIVIGLDDTFAPMGFRDDGGNLVGFDVDMAKEVASRLDMEVEFKPIDWNSKEVELNSKKIDMIWNGLTITKERLEKIAFSKPYMANRQIVVVLSGSDIKTKADLAGKVVGTQEGSSSVDALNAEPEVTGTFKELRTYGDFVAVLNELSIGRVEAVVGDEVVLKYYMNKKPGTFVAIEDNFGEEEYGVGLRKDDTELLSKLQGALDAMKADGKSAEISKKWFGEDIVK; translated from the coding sequence ATGAAGAAGTGGGTAGCAGTTGCTATGACTGTCCTTATGTCAGGATTATTATTAGTGGGTTGCGGTGGTTCCAGCAGTGCGGGAGGCACCAATGAGCCGGGCAAGGCGAATACAGAGCCGGAAAAAGGCGCCGTACAGCAAAAGATTGTCATCGGGTTGGATGATACCTTTGCTCCGATGGGCTTTAGAGATGACGGCGGCAATCTGGTGGGCTTCGATGTGGATATGGCCAAAGAAGTGGCTTCACGCCTGGACATGGAGGTTGAATTCAAGCCCATTGACTGGAACAGCAAAGAAGTAGAGCTCAACAGCAAAAAGATTGATATGATTTGGAACGGCCTAACCATCACCAAAGAAAGATTGGAGAAAATAGCTTTTTCCAAACCCTATATGGCTAATCGTCAGATCGTTGTTGTTCTGTCCGGTTCAGACATTAAGACCAAAGCAGATTTAGCCGGTAAGGTTGTCGGTACCCAGGAAGGAAGCTCCAGTGTAGACGCCCTCAATGCTGAACCTGAAGTGACAGGCACCTTTAAGGAGTTAAGAACCTATGGGGACTTTGTGGCGGTTCTCAATGAATTGTCCATCGGCCGGGTTGAGGCTGTGGTCGGCGATGAAGTTGTTTTAAAGTATTATATGAACAAAAAGCCGGGCACCTTTGTAGCTATCGAGGATAATTTCGGCGAAGAAGAATACGGCGTTGGTTTGCGCAAGGATGACACCGAGCTTCTCAGCAAGCTTCAAGGGGCCTTGGATGCCATGAAGGCAGACGGTAAGTCCGCTGAAATCTCCAAGAAATGGTTCGGAGAAGATATCGTCAAGTAA
- a CDS encoding ABC transporter substrate-binding protein, translated as MKKKFAVMLSGLLALSLLLTGCGSAQGKADGGKKTVGIVQIVEHPSLNTIREATIAELAAQGFKHGENIIIDYQNAQGDQTNLKTIAQKFVKNNYDVIIAIATPSAQAVVSETKEIPVVFSAATDPLGSGLVSNMEKPGGNVTGTSDRVSAEKIMELAEQITPGIETVGALYNTSETNSVSVIDNLKEYAARKNIKVVEATVTNSSEVLQAVNSLTGKANAIFIPIDNAVASAMPAVAQAANKAQIPVYVGADSMVKDGGLATYGINYTVLGQETGKMAAEILNGKKPGDIPVKSMTDMDIYLNQKTADTIGITIPEDVLQKAAEVFTE; from the coding sequence ATGAAAAAGAAATTTGCGGTGATGTTAAGTGGACTATTAGCCCTATCGTTACTTCTCACAGGCTGCGGCTCGGCACAAGGAAAAGCGGATGGCGGCAAAAAAACCGTAGGGATTGTGCAAATTGTTGAGCACCCTTCCCTGAATACCATTCGTGAGGCCACGATTGCTGAACTGGCAGCCCAGGGATTTAAACATGGCGAAAATATTATCATCGACTACCAAAATGCCCAAGGAGACCAAACCAATCTCAAAACCATCGCCCAGAAGTTTGTCAAAAATAATTATGATGTGATCATTGCCATCGCCACCCCGTCGGCTCAAGCGGTAGTCAGTGAGACTAAGGAGATTCCGGTCGTCTTTTCAGCGGCCACCGATCCCCTGGGGTCAGGGCTTGTCAGCAACATGGAAAAACCTGGCGGCAATGTCACCGGCACCTCAGACCGGGTCTCCGCCGAAAAAATCATGGAATTGGCGGAGCAAATCACTCCGGGAATCGAAACCGTGGGAGCACTGTACAACACCAGTGAGACCAATTCTGTTTCTGTAATCGATAATCTCAAGGAATACGCTGCCCGGAAAAATATCAAAGTAGTTGAAGCCACAGTAACCAATAGCTCCGAGGTGCTCCAGGCCGTCAATTCCTTGACCGGTAAAGCCAATGCCATTTTCATTCCTATCGATAACGCTGTGGCCAGTGCCATGCCCGCAGTAGCCCAAGCTGCCAACAAAGCGCAAATCCCCGTTTATGTGGGAGCAGACTCTATGGTTAAAGACGGAGGCCTGGCGACTTATGGCATTAACTACACTGTGCTTGGCCAAGAAACCGGTAAAATGGCCGCCGAAATTCTTAACGGGAAAAAACCCGGCGATATCCCCGTAAAATCTATGACCGATATGGATATTTACCTCAATCAAAAAACAGCCGATACCATCGGCATAACCATCCCGGAAGACGTTCTCCAGAAAGCTGCCGAGGTCTTCACCGAATAG
- a CDS encoding ABC transporter substrate-binding protein, protein MKRRLGLLMFLVLVVSLILTGCGNTGGKQDQLTKIRVSEVTHSIFYAPQYVALSQGLFEEEGLEIELTNGGGADKVMTAVLTGQVEVGLAGPEATIYVYNEGKEDNAIVFAQLTNGDGTFLIGREQDPDFSWSDLKGKTIIGGRKGGMPEIILQYVLRNNGLTPGKDVFIDTTMQFNAMPGAFLGGQGDYVILFEPTGSMMEKEGKAHIVASLGKASGEVPYTAYFAKKSYMEKNPNIIQKFTNAVYKGQLWIESHSPEEIAQAIKAHFPDTEEEILTTVVKRYKEQNSWKKDPILLEKDLHVLQKALQDAGELSKTAPYEKIITPVFGENSVKNIK, encoded by the coding sequence ATGAAACGCCGATTAGGCCTACTTATGTTCCTTGTGTTAGTGGTATCTCTAATATTAACAGGATGCGGCAACACCGGTGGCAAACAAGATCAACTCACCAAAATCCGAGTCTCGGAAGTCACCCATTCCATCTTCTATGCACCCCAATATGTGGCCCTGTCTCAAGGCCTTTTTGAAGAAGAAGGACTGGAGATTGAGCTGACCAACGGAGGCGGGGCGGATAAAGTCATGACTGCCGTATTGACGGGTCAGGTGGAGGTTGGTCTTGCCGGTCCGGAAGCCACCATTTACGTGTACAATGAAGGCAAAGAAGATAATGCCATCGTCTTTGCCCAACTGACCAACGGGGACGGAACCTTCCTCATCGGCAGGGAGCAGGACCCCGACTTCAGCTGGAGCGATCTTAAAGGAAAAACAATTATTGGCGGCAGAAAAGGGGGCATGCCCGAAATTATCCTGCAATACGTGCTCCGCAACAACGGATTGACCCCGGGAAAGGATGTTTTCATCGATACCACCATGCAATTTAACGCTATGCCGGGAGCTTTCCTGGGTGGTCAAGGGGATTATGTCATTCTTTTCGAACCTACAGGTTCGATGATGGAGAAGGAGGGGAAAGCTCACATTGTGGCTTCTCTGGGCAAGGCAAGCGGCGAAGTGCCTTATACGGCTTATTTTGCCAAGAAGAGCTATATGGAGAAAAATCCTAATATCATCCAGAAGTTTACCAATGCTGTCTACAAAGGCCAACTCTGGATAGAATCCCACTCACCGGAGGAAATCGCCCAAGCGATTAAAGCTCATTTTCCAGATACGGAAGAAGAGATTTTAACCACGGTTGTGAAACGCTATAAGGAACAAAACAGCTGGAAAAAAGATCCCATCTTATTGGAAAAGGATCTCCATGTTCTGCAAAAAGCTCTGCAGGATGCCGGCGAATTGAGTAAAACTGCACCTTATGAAAAAATTATCACCCCCGTTTTTGGTGAGAATTCTGTAAAAAATATTAAATAA
- a CDS encoding GGDEF domain-containing protein, protein MSYGLIIVLIIILGISLWHAKKYRRAVVNQVAHVWIMKNAFEHTALGMAIVSPDCRFLKINRAYGEISGYTRPELLKMAVKELTHPEDQEKDTPYLQEVFAGNIHSFTTVKRYIHKNGSTIWVRSTISAVRTERGNLKYFVAQIQDMTIAKNAEDELRKSRDNAEVLARTDYLTKTLNRRAFIERLQEELERTKRTQEGFAMILVDIDYFKKVNDQFGHLAGDYVLQKFADCLSNNVRPYDFIGRYGGEEFIICLPDTDIEQAVLVAERMRESVEALEVDYLHAQIKVTGSFGVAVYDSHSSDTLDELIERADAAMYVAKNHKNTVYQWVS, encoded by the coding sequence ATGTCTTATGGGCTTATAATCGTTTTGATTATTATCCTTGGCATTAGCTTATGGCATGCTAAAAAGTATCGCCGGGCCGTGGTCAACCAGGTTGCTCACGTATGGATTATGAAAAATGCCTTTGAACACACGGCGTTAGGGATGGCGATAGTCAGCCCTGATTGCCGCTTCCTAAAAATCAACCGGGCCTATGGGGAGATTAGCGGCTATACCCGGCCGGAGTTGTTGAAGATGGCTGTTAAAGAATTGACTCACCCGGAGGATCAGGAAAAAGATACTCCCTATCTTCAAGAAGTTTTTGCCGGCAATATCCATTCCTTTACCACAGTTAAGCGCTATATCCATAAAAATGGCAGCACCATTTGGGTCAGATCAACCATTTCCGCCGTCCGCACTGAACGCGGCAACCTCAAGTATTTTGTCGCCCAGATACAGGATATGACCATCGCCAAAAATGCCGAGGATGAGCTGCGTAAGTCGCGGGATAATGCGGAAGTCCTGGCCCGTACCGATTATCTGACCAAGACCCTGAATCGCAGGGCTTTTATCGAACGGCTACAGGAAGAGTTGGAACGAACCAAGCGGACTCAGGAAGGCTTTGCTATGATCTTGGTCGACATTGACTATTTCAAGAAAGTCAACGATCAATTTGGGCATTTAGCAGGAGATTATGTTCTCCAGAAATTTGCGGATTGCTTAAGCAATAACGTAAGGCCCTATGATTTTATAGGACGTTACGGAGGAGAAGAGTTCATTATTTGTCTGCCGGATACCGATATTGAGCAGGCTGTCCTGGTCGCGGAACGCATGAGGGAAAGCGTGGAAGCCCTTGAGGTAGACTATTTGCATGCCCAGATTAAAGTCACAGGCAGCTTCGGGGTAGCGGTTTACGACAGCCATTCATCAGATACCCTTGACGAGCTCATAGAAAGAGCCGATGCGGCCATGTATGTGGCCAAGAACCATAAAAACACCGTCTATCAGTGGGTATCTTAA
- a CDS encoding ABC transporter ATP-binding protein gives MLKLRGVSKTFGIGSSNEKRALADVDLTLQSGEFVTVIGGNGAGKSTLFNCISGVYEIEEGQILLDDLDITYHPEYKRSRMIGRVFQDPLKGTAFDMTIEQNLAIALAKGQPVSLRPGATKKELALLRERLAVLDLGLEDRMKHKVGLLSGGQRQALTLLMATLVKPKILLLDEHTAALDPAIAKKVMVLTRQIVEEDKLCTLMITHNMKASLEFGSRTIMMHEGRIIMDLQGEERRQMTVDHLIEQFEKRSGAELANDRMLLA, from the coding sequence ATGCTTAAACTCAGAGGAGTCAGCAAAACCTTTGGTATAGGGAGCAGCAATGAAAAACGAGCCTTGGCTGATGTGGACCTTACCCTGCAGTCCGGTGAATTTGTGACGGTCATCGGTGGCAACGGAGCAGGAAAGTCCACCCTCTTTAACTGTATTTCCGGAGTATACGAGATAGAGGAAGGGCAGATTTTGCTTGATGACTTGGATATTACCTATCATCCCGAATATAAACGTTCCAGGATGATTGGCAGAGTTTTTCAGGATCCCCTCAAAGGCACTGCCTTTGATATGACCATTGAACAGAACTTAGCCATTGCCCTGGCCAAAGGGCAGCCCGTCAGCCTGCGCCCCGGGGCAACCAAAAAGGAATTAGCCCTGCTTAGAGAGCGGCTTGCTGTATTGGATCTTGGCTTAGAGGACCGTATGAAGCATAAGGTCGGGCTTTTATCCGGAGGGCAGAGGCAAGCGTTAACCCTGCTGATGGCCACCTTGGTTAAACCTAAAATTTTGCTGTTGGATGAGCATACCGCAGCTCTTGACCCCGCTATTGCCAAAAAGGTGATGGTCTTGACCCGCCAGATAGTAGAAGAGGATAAGCTGTGCACCCTGATGATCACCCATAATATGAAGGCTTCCCTGGAATTTGGCTCACGGACGATTATGATGCATGAAGGAAGAATCATCATGGACCTTCAGGGGGAGGAAAGACGGCAAATGACGGTGGACCACCTGATCGAGCAGTTTGAGAAGCGCAGTGGGGCAGAGTTGGCTAACGACCGCATGCTCCTTGCCTGA
- a CDS encoding ABC transporter permease, producing the protein MSNSSPEHRAYLKKVRQEKVKVRVTQALILIIALGLWEICARAGIVDPFITSQPSRVLKTMINLHQEGVLFHHIAITCMETIIGFILGTVLGTMIAIVLWWSEFISKVSEPYLVILNSLPKIALGPIFIVWIGAGPAAIIVMTLAISLIVTILEVLNGFLSIDQEKIKLVQTFGGTKIQVLTKVLLPASFPTIVNALKINVGLSWVGVIVGEFLVSKAGLGYLIVYGGQVFKLDLVMTSVFILGIAAALMYQGVVLFEKILVKNSDS; encoded by the coding sequence ATGTCTAATAGTTCTCCGGAACATAGGGCCTATCTGAAAAAAGTACGGCAGGAAAAAGTCAAAGTCAGAGTGACTCAGGCTTTAATTCTGATCATCGCCCTGGGTTTATGGGAGATCTGTGCCCGAGCTGGCATTGTGGATCCCTTCATTACCAGTCAGCCCAGCCGTGTGCTGAAAACCATGATCAACCTTCATCAAGAAGGTGTATTGTTTCATCATATAGCCATTACCTGTATGGAAACCATCATCGGCTTTATCCTGGGAACGGTCTTGGGAACGATGATCGCCATCGTCCTGTGGTGGTCTGAATTTATCTCCAAAGTCTCAGAACCTTATCTCGTTATTCTCAACAGTCTGCCCAAAATTGCCCTAGGTCCCATCTTCATTGTCTGGATTGGCGCCGGTCCGGCGGCTATTATCGTCATGACCCTGGCTATTTCCCTGATTGTGACTATTCTGGAAGTGCTCAATGGTTTTTTATCCATAGACCAAGAGAAAATCAAGCTGGTTCAGACCTTTGGCGGAACAAAAATTCAGGTGCTCACCAAAGTTCTCCTGCCGGCCTCCTTTCCTACCATCGTCAATGCTCTGAAAATAAATGTCGGACTCTCCTGGGTTGGGGTTATCGTCGGTGAATTCCTCGTCTCCAAAGCGGGGCTGGGTTATCTCATCGTTTATGGAGGTCAGGTGTTTAAGCTGGATTTAGTTATGACCAGCGTCTTCATTCTGGGCATAGCTGCGGCATTAATGTATCAGGGGGTGGTTTTGTTCGAAAAGATCCTGGTCAAGAATTCAGATTCATAA